A genomic stretch from Marinobacter fonticola includes:
- a CDS encoding AraC family transcriptional regulator, translating into MQELRDAGVMLRLIYQAMKKQGVDTHEILKRLGVDEDYLNSAHLRTPHNAQLFFWQVVEEVSGDPDVGLHLGQALPTYKGQVLEYLFLSSPTFGEGLRRALNYQRLLSDAANTEFFIEGDQACMVLDAASDEVRRLKHFNECFVQGLITFFKSITDGRFQCSRVAFEHAREARQDHVADVLGCEVVFNAEENRMYFPASLLAHPSSHAEPELLALHERFASEQVARLEKKDIVGQVERIVAELLDSGEVTLDSVAGRLAIKPRTLRTRLTEAETSFNQVLADFRYRLARQLLATTDESIDEIVYLTGFSEPSTFYRAFKRWSSMTPIEYRKTAQGREVLDVVG; encoded by the coding sequence ATGCAGGAACTTCGCGACGCGGGTGTGATGTTACGCCTGATCTATCAGGCGATGAAAAAGCAAGGCGTGGACACCCATGAAATTCTCAAGCGTCTTGGCGTGGACGAGGATTATCTCAATTCCGCACACCTAAGAACGCCACACAACGCACAGCTCTTCTTCTGGCAGGTCGTTGAGGAGGTCTCCGGTGACCCGGATGTTGGCCTGCATCTCGGCCAGGCGCTGCCAACCTACAAGGGCCAGGTCCTGGAGTACCTGTTTCTCAGTAGCCCTACGTTTGGCGAAGGTTTACGTCGGGCACTCAACTACCAGCGGCTGCTGAGCGATGCAGCCAACACAGAATTCTTTATAGAAGGCGACCAGGCCTGCATGGTATTGGATGCCGCATCCGATGAAGTTCGGCGCCTGAAACACTTCAACGAATGCTTCGTCCAGGGGCTGATTACGTTTTTCAAGTCCATCACCGATGGCCGCTTCCAGTGTTCGCGGGTGGCGTTCGAGCACGCGCGTGAGGCCCGTCAGGATCATGTTGCTGACGTCCTGGGCTGTGAAGTGGTTTTCAATGCCGAAGAAAACCGCATGTATTTCCCGGCCAGCTTGCTGGCGCACCCCTCGTCCCACGCTGAGCCCGAATTGCTCGCCTTGCATGAGCGCTTTGCCAGCGAGCAGGTGGCTCGCCTCGAGAAGAAGGATATTGTGGGACAAGTGGAACGCATCGTGGCCGAGTTGCTCGATAGCGGCGAAGTCACCCTCGACTCGGTAGCCGGGCGCCTCGCCATTAAGCCTCGCACCCTGCGCACCCGACTGACGGAGGCCGAAACCAGCTTCAATCAGGTGCTGGCCGATTTCCGTTACCGTTTAGCCCGGCAATTACTTGCGACGACGGACGAGTCCATCGACGAGATCGTCTACCTTACGGGCTTTTCCGAGCCCAGCACGTTCTACCGCGCTTTCAAGCGCTGGTCCAGTATGACGCCGATCGAATACCGCAAGACGGCCCAAGGCCGGGAAGTCCTGGACGTGGTCGGCTAA
- a CDS encoding PilZ domain-containing protein, with translation MRKNTGDRRIKDRYEAHCLKVQLRERGFFGREKTRIPATCLDINRYGLAVLSPRRLEPGSRLFLDFSGKYISESHVAARIVDCYPYQTGYRLGIQFSYCRNRHSYSRAVDNALSRIEGFYNRLAS, from the coding sequence ATGCGAAAGAACACTGGAGACCGCCGAATCAAGGACCGCTACGAGGCCCATTGTCTCAAGGTTCAGCTTAGGGAACGGGGTTTTTTCGGTCGCGAGAAAACACGCATTCCGGCCACCTGCCTGGACATCAACCGCTATGGTTTGGCCGTGCTCTCTCCTCGGCGACTGGAACCGGGCAGCCGTCTGTTTCTGGACTTTTCGGGCAAATACATTTCCGAATCCCACGTCGCGGCGCGGATCGTCGACTGCTATCCCTATCAGACCGGCTATCGGCTGGGTATCCAGTTCAGCTATTGCCGCAACCGGCATAGTTATTCCAGGGCGGTGGACAACGCCTTGTCACGCATCGAGGGGTTCTATAATCGGCTGGCCAGCTGA
- a CDS encoding flavodoxin family protein, with translation MASRKRLLIVAHAPSPNTEKLRLAIERGARNPDIEAVEVNVMAPLDAGPDDVLACDAIILGTTENLGYMSGALKDFFDRSYYPCLEKTQGLPFGFYIRAGHDGTGTHRAIESITTGLRWRLVCEPVLCRGDYRDVFEEQCEELGLYVAASLDAGLV, from the coding sequence ATGGCATCCCGTAAACGCCTGTTGATCGTGGCTCACGCCCCTTCTCCAAATACGGAAAAGCTACGCCTAGCCATCGAGCGGGGCGCCCGCAATCCCGACATCGAAGCGGTTGAGGTTAACGTGATGGCGCCTCTGGATGCCGGGCCCGACGATGTGCTGGCTTGCGACGCGATTATCCTGGGGACCACGGAGAATCTGGGCTACATGAGCGGAGCGCTCAAGGATTTTTTCGATCGCAGCTACTATCCCTGCCTGGAGAAAACACAAGGGTTACCGTTTGGCTTCTATATCCGGGCTGGCCACGACGGTACCGGTACCCACAGGGCCATCGAATCCATTACCACGGGGCTGCGTTGGCGCCTGGTTTGTGAACCTGTGCTTTGTCGCGGTGACTATCGGGATGTGTTTGAAGAGCAATGCGAAGAATTGGGGTTGTACGTGGCGGCCAGTCTCGATGCGGGGCTTGTCTGA
- the pncC gene encoding nicotinamide-nucleotide amidase: MSISDDVLEEAAEALGDVLRERGLTITTAESCTGGWIAKALTDRAGSSDYVHSGVVTYSNEAKRVLLGVTDKSLVAHGAVSEPVVREMVAGALAETGAQVAVSVSGVAGPGGGSDEKPVGTVWFAWGRSPADTESVVEYFSGDRDAIRRQAVLFALQGVRGFLQ, from the coding sequence ATGTCGATATCCGATGACGTCCTCGAAGAGGCTGCCGAAGCGCTGGGCGACGTGCTGCGCGAGCGTGGGCTAACGATCACGACCGCCGAGAGCTGTACCGGAGGCTGGATAGCTAAGGCCTTGACGGACCGCGCCGGCAGTTCGGACTATGTGCATAGCGGTGTAGTGACTTATTCAAATGAGGCCAAGCGGGTTTTGTTGGGGGTTACCGACAAATCCCTCGTGGCACATGGCGCCGTGAGCGAACCCGTGGTTCGTGAAATGGTTGCTGGCGCCCTGGCAGAGACGGGGGCACAGGTCGCCGTTTCCGTCAGTGGCGTAGCTGGCCCTGGCGGAGGCTCCGATGAAAAGCCGGTCGGTACTGTCTGGTTCGCCTGGGGCCGCTCGCCAGCGGACACGGAGAGTGTGGTTGAGTACTTTTCCGGCGATCGCGATGCCATTCGGCGTCAGGCGGTGCTGTTCGCGCTTCAGGGCGTGAGGGGCTTCCTGCAGTGA
- a CDS encoding alpha-ketoglutarate-dependent dioxygenase AlkB family protein — MRFTVDNAAFFDLPPFQPRLIRDALPQAMADDLLHALPHALPWYQARLRLYGKWRYSPRLQCWMGDPQAHYRYSGHDMTPEPWAAALRPVLARLNELAGERFNSVLCNWYRNGQDSMGWHSDNEPELGPEPVIASLSLGAERVFQFRRRGESRLYRSIPLPHNSLLIMPRGLQTRYQHQLPKTRKVSGERFNLTFRRIGAPSG, encoded by the coding sequence ATGCGCTTTACCGTTGATAACGCAGCCTTTTTTGATCTTCCGCCGTTTCAGCCCCGGTTGATCCGGGATGCGCTACCTCAGGCGATGGCCGATGATCTGCTGCACGCATTGCCCCACGCCCTGCCCTGGTACCAGGCCCGCCTTCGCCTCTATGGCAAATGGCGTTACTCGCCCCGCCTGCAATGCTGGATGGGCGACCCACAAGCGCACTACCGTTATTCGGGCCACGACATGACGCCCGAACCCTGGGCTGCTGCCCTCAGACCTGTCCTGGCCCGGCTCAACGAACTTGCCGGCGAGCGCTTCAACAGCGTGCTCTGCAACTGGTATCGCAATGGACAAGACAGCATGGGCTGGCACAGCGACAACGAGCCGGAACTGGGGCCAGAGCCGGTAATAGCCTCGCTATCGCTGGGCGCAGAGCGCGTATTTCAGTTCCGCCGCCGTGGGGAGAGCCGCCTGTATCGCTCGATTCCTCTACCCCACAATAGCCTTCTGATTATGCCGCGCGGACTACAGACCCGCTACCAGCATCAGCTACCCAAAACACGCAAGGTGTCGGGCGAGCGGTTCAACCTGACTTTCAGGCGCATCGGGGCGCCCTCAGGATGA
- the recA gene encoding recombinase RecA, with product MEDNRKKALGAALSQIERQFGKGAVMKMGDQPREAIPSVSTGSLGLDVALGIGGLPYGRIVEIYGPESSGKTTLTLQVIAEAQKSGKTCAFIDAEHALDPIYAEKLGVDVDELLVSQPDTGEQALEIADMLVRSNAIDVIVVDSVAALTPKAEIEGEMGDSHVGLQARLMSQALRKLTGNVKHANCMLVFINQIRMKIGVMFGSPETTTGGNALKFYSSVRLDIRRIGSVKDGDEVVGNETRVKVVKNKVSPPFKQAEFQIMYGKGIYRMAEVVDLGVKEGFVDKSGAWYSYSGDKIGQGKANACKFLEEHMDIATEIEGKIREKLMPKPTGKESKEKSAADAEAASGELL from the coding sequence ATGGAAGACAACCGCAAGAAGGCGTTAGGTGCGGCACTGAGCCAGATCGAGCGCCAGTTTGGCAAGGGCGCCGTGATGAAAATGGGCGATCAGCCCCGTGAAGCCATCCCGTCTGTCTCTACCGGTTCACTGGGTCTGGATGTGGCCCTGGGCATTGGCGGTCTGCCTTACGGTCGAATTGTGGAAATCTACGGCCCGGAGAGTTCGGGTAAAACCACGCTGACTCTGCAGGTTATCGCCGAAGCCCAGAAATCGGGCAAGACCTGTGCTTTCATCGATGCAGAGCATGCACTCGATCCGATCTACGCGGAAAAACTGGGCGTGGACGTCGATGAATTGCTGGTCTCCCAGCCGGATACCGGTGAGCAGGCGCTGGAAATTGCCGATATGCTGGTCCGCTCCAACGCCATCGACGTCATCGTCGTCGATTCCGTCGCGGCGCTGACGCCGAAAGCGGAGATCGAAGGTGAAATGGGCGATTCCCACGTTGGTTTGCAGGCGCGCCTAATGTCCCAGGCGCTGCGCAAGCTGACCGGTAACGTCAAGCATGCCAACTGCATGCTGGTGTTCATCAACCAGATTCGGATGAAGATCGGCGTCATGTTCGGCAGCCCGGAAACCACGACCGGCGGTAACGCGTTGAAGTTCTATTCCTCCGTTCGCCTGGATATTCGTCGTATCGGTTCCGTAAAGGACGGCGACGAGGTGGTGGGTAACGAAACCCGCGTCAAAGTCGTCAAGAACAAGGTCTCCCCGCCGTTCAAGCAAGCCGAATTCCAGATCATGTATGGTAAGGGCATCTACCGCATGGCCGAAGTAGTGGACCTGGGTGTGAAGGAAGGCTTTGTCGACAAGTCCGGTGCCTGGTACAGCTACAGTGGCGACAAGATCGGCCAGGGCAAGGCGAATGCCTGCAAGTTCCTGGAAGAACACATGGATATTGCCACTGAGATCGAAGGCAAGATTCGCGAAAAATTGATGCCCAAGCCGACCGGCAAAGAGAGCAAGGAAAAATCCGCTGCCGACGCCGAGGCGGCCAGCGGCGAGTTGCTCTAA
- the fixJ gene encoding response regulator FixJ translates to MNETTETVFVVEDDEAVRDSLELLLKSSDKGVMTYPSANVFLEDYSDDMAGCIVLDIRMPGMDGMELQRRLNEKNSILPIIFVTGHGDVPMAVDAMKQGAVDFIQKPYREEDLLKKIEEALEQDREQRKTLGQKQEITRRIGMLTPRETEIMDRMIAGQANKVIAIELDISQRTVEIHRSRVMHKMGTHSLAHLVRMVMSVKDRIDAS, encoded by the coding sequence ATGAACGAGACTACAGAAACGGTTTTTGTTGTCGAAGATGACGAAGCAGTACGTGACTCCCTGGAATTGTTGCTGAAATCCTCCGACAAAGGCGTTATGACCTATCCCAGCGCCAACGTCTTCCTCGAGGACTACAGCGATGATATGGCGGGCTGTATTGTGCTCGACATTCGCATGCCCGGTATGGATGGCATGGAACTCCAGCGCCGTCTCAACGAGAAGAATTCGATCCTGCCGATTATCTTCGTGACCGGTCACGGCGACGTGCCGATGGCGGTGGACGCGATGAAGCAGGGCGCGGTTGACTTCATTCAGAAGCCGTACCGCGAGGAAGATCTGCTTAAGAAGATCGAAGAAGCTCTCGAGCAGGATCGTGAACAGCGTAAGACTCTGGGACAAAAGCAGGAAATTACACGCCGCATCGGTATGCTCACCCCGAGGGAAACCGAAATCATGGACCGCATGATTGCCGGTCAGGCTAACAAGGTGATTGCGATCGAGCTGGATATCAGTCAGCGCACGGTAGAGATTCATCGTTCACGTGTTATGCATAAGATGGGAACGCATTCGTTGGCACACCTGGTGCGCATGGTGATGTCCGTAAAGGACCGTATCGACGCGTCCTGA
- a CDS encoding MaoC family dehydratase has translation MRDIIFYRHRPPALWTLYGKAFKAGGDGSGSPVIPPLRARLAGITNDGTRAARYSAVCGFRPGSRLPMTWPHILAFPLHLKLLTEDAFPLPLLGLVHLRNATTQHRPIAYGECLDIDVRLDNQVSTEKGIEFDLVTEVFSSGRLIWEENSTNLFRQPDRSNGKSPPKAPERLPHSVAITAPESLGRRYGRISGDLNPIHMHALTAKAFGFPRAIAHGMWSQAHCIALLEQQSEWQTGPVTVTAHFKKPLFLPGKAQLNWKENKKRWAYQLLNEKGDAPHLTGEVIWA, from the coding sequence ATGCGAGACATTATTTTTTACCGGCATCGGCCGCCAGCGCTATGGACACTTTACGGCAAAGCCTTTAAAGCGGGAGGCGACGGTAGCGGGTCGCCGGTCATTCCCCCACTTCGGGCTCGTTTAGCCGGCATCACTAACGACGGGACGCGTGCCGCGCGTTATTCCGCCGTGTGTGGTTTCCGGCCCGGTTCGCGCCTACCCATGACCTGGCCACATATCCTCGCTTTTCCCCTGCACCTGAAATTGCTGACCGAGGACGCTTTTCCGCTACCCTTGCTGGGACTCGTTCATCTGCGTAACGCGACCACCCAACATCGTCCCATTGCCTATGGCGAATGTCTGGACATCGACGTGCGCCTGGACAACCAGGTCAGTACTGAAAAGGGCATCGAGTTCGATCTGGTAACGGAGGTGTTCAGCTCAGGACGATTGATATGGGAGGAAAACAGCACCAACTTGTTTCGCCAGCCGGATAGGAGCAACGGCAAATCGCCACCGAAGGCGCCGGAACGCTTGCCCCATTCCGTCGCGATAACCGCCCCGGAATCGCTGGGCCGGCGCTATGGACGGATTTCCGGAGATCTCAATCCAATCCATATGCATGCGCTGACCGCCAAGGCCTTCGGCTTCCCCCGGGCGATCGCCCACGGGATGTGGAGCCAGGCGCATTGCATTGCACTGCTGGAACAGCAAAGCGAGTGGCAGACAGGCCCCGTCACCGTCACCGCGCACTTCAAGAAGCCGCTGTTCCTGCCCGGGAAAGCCCAACTCAACTGGAAGGAGAACAAAAAGCGCTGGGCTTACCAGCTCCTGAATGAAAAAGGAGATGCGCCCCATCTGACGGGAGAGGTTATTTGGGCATGA
- a CDS encoding M23 family metallopeptidase, which produces MLLTGLGGLIGVPVHAEPATLSGSLAQGSLVSGTVAPGSLVWLDDTPVRVSHDGRFALGFGRDAELEYALRVQSPDGTETLQILELEERTYAIQRIEGVPSRTVTPSDKHLARIRAEAEKVKQARTVVSDRLAFLGPYIWPARGRISGVYGSQRVYNGEPRRPHYGVDVAAPRGAPVVAPAAGTVTLAEPDLFFSGGTVILDHGFGVSSTFLHMDAVEVAVGQGVDQGEQIGKVGSTGRSTGPHLDWRMNWYDERVDPVSIAPPLVNGRTPERAQTATVGK; this is translated from the coding sequence GTGCTCCTGACGGGCTTAGGTGGGCTTATCGGCGTTCCGGTGCATGCCGAACCGGCGACCCTGAGCGGTAGCCTGGCTCAGGGGAGCCTGGTGTCTGGCACCGTGGCTCCGGGTAGCTTGGTATGGCTTGACGATACGCCGGTGCGGGTAAGTCACGACGGGCGTTTCGCGTTGGGATTCGGTCGTGACGCGGAGCTGGAGTATGCGCTCAGAGTGCAAAGCCCGGACGGCACGGAGACGCTGCAAATCCTCGAATTGGAGGAGCGAACCTATGCGATCCAGCGTATAGAAGGAGTGCCTTCACGTACGGTGACGCCATCCGACAAGCACCTGGCGCGCATTCGAGCCGAAGCCGAAAAAGTGAAACAGGCCCGCACAGTCGTTTCTGATCGTCTGGCCTTTCTCGGCCCGTACATTTGGCCGGCGCGCGGACGCATCAGCGGCGTCTATGGCAGTCAGAGGGTCTACAACGGTGAGCCCCGCCGGCCTCACTACGGCGTTGACGTTGCAGCGCCGCGAGGAGCGCCGGTTGTCGCGCCGGCGGCCGGTACCGTTACGCTGGCGGAGCCCGACCTGTTTTTCTCTGGCGGAACGGTGATACTGGATCATGGCTTCGGTGTGAGTTCGACTTTCCTGCATATGGATGCCGTCGAGGTCGCGGTGGGGCAGGGTGTGGATCAGGGAGAACAGATCGGCAAGGTTGGCAGCACCGGTCGTTCGACGGGGCCGCATCTGGACTGGCGCATGAACTGGTACGATGAACGGGTGGACCCGGTCAGCATCGCGCCACCGTTGGTAAACGGGCGTACGCCGGAACGCGCACAGACTGCCACGGTCGGCAAGTGA
- a CDS encoding ATP-binding response regulator, with translation MTEIASERDEATILLVDDNAQNLKVLYETLKDRGYRLLIANEGEKALALAERHQPEVVLLDIMMPGMDGYEVCQRLKANPITADGAVVFLSALDDVDAKVKGFSLGGADYISKPFQAQEVIVRVATHARVIQLERELQARNRQLENDQTRILNAISEGIYGLDTEGQIIFANPAAVAMVGLASEELVGRNFFQLHFGTPDAETDDLPALSTCREGVAEHQREVRMRRSDGSVFPAEYRSSPKLEDGQVLGAVVVFRDISSELESEKALDEARDTVATQRDQLAHASRLSTMGEMAAGFAHEVNQPLTAISNYVRVALRMVAADEIDRQLARSTLEKIEAQSHRASEIIRRIRSFVKKPATGKEVITVAALLEETRQFAEVDARTNQVAVELDVSAAVPDVLADPIQVQQVALNLIRNALEATRSAKSTEPVHVAARLVNRDFVRVEVTDSGIGLPENAEEKLFHPFFTTKQEGMGIGLALCRSLMHAQGGEIGFDRPHGGGALFYFTLPVAQVTAGQPQETIQ, from the coding sequence ATGACTGAAATTGCCAGTGAACGCGACGAGGCGACGATCCTGCTCGTCGATGACAACGCGCAGAACCTGAAAGTGCTCTACGAGACGCTCAAGGACCGCGGTTATCGATTGCTGATCGCCAACGAGGGCGAAAAAGCCCTGGCCCTCGCCGAGCGTCACCAGCCTGAAGTCGTCCTGTTGGATATCATGATGCCCGGGATGGACGGCTACGAAGTCTGCCAGCGGCTCAAGGCCAATCCCATTACGGCGGACGGGGCCGTTGTGTTTCTATCGGCGCTGGACGACGTCGATGCCAAGGTGAAGGGGTTTTCCCTTGGCGGAGCCGATTACATCTCCAAGCCCTTCCAAGCCCAGGAAGTGATTGTCCGCGTAGCCACCCATGCCCGGGTAATTCAGCTTGAACGGGAGCTGCAGGCCCGCAATCGCCAATTGGAAAATGATCAGACCCGCATCCTCAATGCCATCAGCGAAGGCATCTACGGTTTAGACACCGAAGGCCAGATTATTTTTGCCAACCCCGCCGCGGTCGCCATGGTCGGGCTGGCGTCCGAAGAGCTGGTGGGCCGCAACTTCTTTCAGCTGCATTTCGGTACGCCGGATGCGGAAACCGATGACCTGCCGGCGTTAAGTACTTGTCGTGAGGGCGTCGCCGAGCACCAGCGCGAGGTGCGGATGCGGCGTTCGGATGGCTCTGTTTTTCCGGCCGAGTATCGCTCCAGTCCTAAATTGGAAGATGGCCAGGTGCTGGGCGCCGTCGTTGTTTTCCGCGATATTTCATCGGAACTGGAAAGCGAAAAGGCATTGGACGAAGCGCGCGATACGGTGGCCACCCAGCGTGACCAGTTGGCGCACGCCTCCCGGCTATCGACCATGGGCGAGATGGCAGCAGGCTTTGCACATGAGGTCAATCAGCCCCTGACGGCTATTTCCAATTACGTCCGGGTTGCCTTGCGAATGGTCGCGGCGGATGAGATTGACCGGCAACTGGCCAGAAGTACGCTGGAGAAGATAGAAGCGCAGTCCCATCGCGCCAGCGAAATAATTCGTCGTATTCGCAGCTTCGTCAAAAAGCCGGCCACCGGTAAGGAAGTGATTACGGTTGCAGCTTTGCTGGAGGAAACCCGGCAATTTGCCGAAGTGGATGCCCGCACGAACCAGGTCGCGGTAGAGCTGGATGTGTCCGCCGCAGTCCCCGACGTGCTGGCTGACCCGATTCAGGTTCAGCAAGTGGCACTCAACCTGATTCGCAACGCGCTTGAGGCCACGCGTTCGGCAAAGAGTACCGAACCTGTCCATGTTGCGGCGCGGCTCGTCAATCGCGACTTCGTGCGCGTTGAGGTTACCGATAGCGGCATCGGCTTGCCTGAAAACGCCGAGGAAAAGCTCTTCCATCCCTTCTTTACCACCAAGCAGGAAGGTATGGGGATTGGCCTGGCATTGTGCCGCAGCCTGATGCACGCTCAGGGTGGCGAAATTGGCTTCGATCGGCCGCATGGCGGCGGAGCGCTGTTCTACTTCACGCTACCCGTTGCGCAGGTGACGGCCGGGCAACCGCAGGAAACGATCCAGTAG
- a CDS encoding Lon protease family protein, with protein sequence MKSLPLNQLYRTCDIKDFTFKTTRQLEPLEEIVGQNRAQEAVRFALAMPHGGYNVYAVGRNGLGKRTTMLRYLEHYADKEYESYDWCYVANFEEPRSPRVLRLPAGEGQTLKQDMDRLMIRLTQLIPQTFEGDNFLERAEQLKNEYGRKQEDALDKVARQAKRKKVRLTVSTPGGYRLVAMNGDEPHTQESFAALTEEQRQSFEDEINKLEKKLRAAVRKVAELEQEYTDKQQALNEETLESLTGHQFDELVAKYKEYPQVVGYLESVRKDMGDNLDIFLEDGDEQAAIAYASLDRKMPRRYQINLLVHHKNRDVPVIVEDNPNYHNLFGYVENVTFKGTVFTDFSLIRPGSLHKANGGYLLMDAIKVLEQPFVWDGLKRALRSKSLQINSLERELTLSGTISLEPEAIPLNVKIVLFGDRETWMLLQEYDPEFSELFRITADFENEMYRTPESEQQYAKFIASVVVDKKLLHCDRKAVARVIEYSSRIADHQERLSLHASDIANLLRESDFWARQAGARLIQATHVEQALTSARYRSSRIRDHYFDSIRDGTTLVSTDGARVGQVNALSVLSAGGYEFGMPNRITATSYYGDGDVIDIERDVKLGGNIHSKGVMILTSWLTSRFAVTEPMHLSASLTFEQNYGEVDGDSASLAELCALVSSLSGKAVRQDLAITGSINQFGEVQPIGGANEKIEGFFQACEIKGFSGSQGVILPASNVQNLMLDAEVLAAVRQRKFSIYAVNTAEEAIGLLLGQSAGKVSAKGRYPANTIFGAIQKRLERMRDQERQEASGDKAAKESSS encoded by the coding sequence TTGAAGTCACTGCCTCTTAACCAGCTTTACCGCACGTGTGATATTAAAGACTTTACGTTCAAGACGACTCGCCAACTAGAACCCCTCGAAGAGATTGTGGGTCAAAACCGAGCGCAGGAAGCGGTGCGCTTCGCGTTGGCGATGCCTCACGGTGGCTATAACGTGTACGCCGTCGGCCGGAACGGTCTGGGTAAACGCACCACAATGTTGCGCTATCTGGAGCACTATGCGGACAAGGAATACGAGAGCTACGACTGGTGTTATGTCGCCAACTTCGAGGAGCCGCGCTCGCCGCGGGTTCTGCGCCTGCCTGCGGGGGAAGGACAGACCCTGAAGCAGGATATGGATCGCCTGATGATCCGCCTGACTCAGCTGATTCCCCAGACTTTCGAGGGTGATAACTTCCTCGAGCGCGCGGAACAGTTGAAGAACGAGTACGGCCGGAAACAGGAAGATGCACTGGATAAAGTGGCCCGCCAGGCCAAACGTAAAAAAGTCCGGTTAACGGTATCGACTCCCGGTGGCTATCGACTGGTGGCGATGAACGGCGACGAGCCGCACACCCAGGAAAGCTTTGCAGCGCTGACGGAGGAGCAGCGTCAGTCCTTCGAAGACGAGATTAACAAGCTGGAAAAGAAGCTGCGTGCTGCAGTTCGCAAAGTCGCGGAACTCGAGCAGGAATACACGGACAAGCAGCAAGCTCTCAACGAGGAAACCCTGGAAAGCCTTACCGGGCATCAGTTCGATGAGTTGGTCGCCAAATACAAAGAGTATCCGCAAGTTGTCGGTTATCTCGAATCCGTTCGCAAGGATATGGGCGACAACCTGGATATCTTCCTCGAGGATGGCGACGAGCAGGCCGCTATCGCGTACGCGTCGCTAGACCGGAAGATGCCGCGGCGCTACCAGATCAATTTGCTGGTACACCATAAGAATCGCGATGTCCCGGTCATCGTCGAGGACAATCCGAATTACCACAACCTCTTCGGTTATGTGGAAAACGTAACCTTCAAAGGCACGGTGTTCACCGATTTCTCGCTAATTCGTCCGGGCAGTCTGCACAAGGCCAACGGCGGGTATCTGCTGATGGACGCCATCAAGGTGCTGGAGCAGCCTTTTGTATGGGACGGCCTCAAGCGCGCGTTGCGGTCCAAGTCTCTCCAGATCAATTCCCTGGAGCGGGAGCTGACGCTGTCCGGCACCATTTCTCTGGAACCGGAGGCGATTCCTCTGAACGTCAAAATCGTCCTCTTTGGCGACCGGGAAACCTGGATGCTGCTGCAGGAATACGATCCGGAGTTCTCTGAGCTGTTTCGCATAACCGCCGATTTCGAGAACGAGATGTATCGGACGCCCGAAAGCGAGCAGCAATATGCCAAGTTCATCGCCAGCGTGGTGGTGGATAAAAAACTGCTGCATTGCGACCGCAAGGCGGTGGCCCGGGTTATCGAGTACAGCTCCCGTATCGCCGACCATCAGGAGCGTTTGTCCCTGCATGCCTCGGATATCGCCAACTTGTTACGCGAGTCCGACTTCTGGGCCCGTCAGGCTGGAGCCCGCTTAATCCAGGCAACCCATGTTGAACAGGCCCTGACCAGTGCGCGATACCGCAGCAGCCGCATCCGTGACCACTATTTCGATTCCATCCGCGATGGCACGACGCTGGTTTCGACGGACGGTGCGCGAGTGGGTCAGGTCAATGCGCTGTCCGTGCTATCCGCTGGCGGCTACGAGTTCGGCATGCCCAACCGGATCACCGCAACCAGTTATTATGGCGATGGCGATGTCATCGACATCGAACGGGATGTGAAGCTGGGCGGCAATATCCACTCCAAAGGGGTGATGATTTTGACCTCCTGGCTGACTTCCCGCTTTGCCGTCACCGAGCCGATGCACCTGTCAGCCAGCCTCACGTTTGAGCAAAACTACGGCGAAGTGGATGGCGACAGCGCCTCGCTGGCCGAACTCTGTGCCTTGGTCTCATCACTGTCCGGCAAGGCTGTGCGCCAGGACCTGGCGATCACGGGGTCGATCAACCAGTTCGGTGAAGTGCAGCCGATAGGTGGGGCTAACGAAAAAATCGAAGGCTTTTTCCAAGCGTGTGAGATCAAGGGGTTCTCAGGGTCCCAGGGCGTGATCCTGCCCGCGTCCAATGTACAGAATCTGATGCTCGATGCAGAGGTCCTGGCGGCGGTACGCCAGCGTAAATTCTCGATATATGCGGTGAATACCGCCGAAGAAGCGATCGGCCTACTATTGGGCCAGTCGGCAGGCAAGGTTTCCGCCAAAGGGCGTTACCCGGCCAATACTATTTTCGGTGCCATTCAAAAGCGCTTGGAGCGGATGCGCGATCAGGAGCGGCAAGAGGCCTCCGGCGATAAGGCCGCGAAAGAGTCGTCATCCTGA